The DNA window GCGGCTGCCGCTGCCGGCGCCCTACGCGCCGACCCGTTTGGAGTCGTTCCGCGACCGCAAGGGCGGTCGTCCGGGGGCGGCGAAGGCCCAGGTGCGCACGAGCGGCCGCGACGCCGAGGCGCCGCTGCGGCCGGCCGCCCGGCCGGCCCGGCGATCTGGGGGCGCCGCCCGCGGGCGGGCCAGGCATCATGGATCAGGCCAGCGTTACGCCGGTCAGCGCCAACCGCGGCGCACACGCGCACTGGAAGGTCAGCGTTACGGGTGAACGACACCGTCGAGAGGTCGGCCGGCGGGCCGGGGGCGAGCCCCCCGCCCGCCGGTGCCTTGTCGGTCGTGCTCGCCGGCGGCGGGACCGCGGGGCACGTGGAACCCGCGATGGCCGTGGCCGACGCGCTGGCCGCGCTCGATCCGCAGGTCCGGATCACCGCGTTGGGCACCGCGCGCGGCCTCGAGACCCGGCTGGTGCCCGAGCGCGGGTACCGCCTCGAGCTGATCACGCCGGTGCCGTTGCCGCGCAAGCCCAGCGGTGACCTGGCGCGGCTGCCGTCGCGGGTGTGGCGCGCCGTCCGCGAGGCCCGCGCGGTGCTCGACGGGGTGGGCGCCGACGTCGTGGTCGGCTTCGGCGGGTACGTCGCCCTGCCGGCCTACCTCGCCGCGCGCGGTACCCCCGGCCCCGGGCGCGCGAGCCGCCGCGTCCCGGTGGTGATCCACGAAGCCAACGCGCGGGCCGGGCTGGCCAACCGGGTCGGTGCCCGCTCCGCCGACCGGGTGCTCTCGGCGGTGCCCGACTGCGGGCTGGCGCGCGCCGAGGTCGTCGGCGTGCCGGTGCGGGCTGCCATCACCACGCTGGACCGCGCGGCGCTGCGGGCCGAGGCGCGCGCGCACTTCGGCTTCGCCGGCGACGCGCGGGTGCTGCTGGTGTTCGGCGGCTCCCAGGGTGCCGCGTCCCTCAACCGGGCCGTGTCCGGGGCCGCGGCCGAGCTGGCCGCCGCGGGCGTGTCCGTGCTGCACGCGCACGGACCCAAGAACACCCTCGAGCTCCGGCATCCCGCGCCGGGCGACCCGCCCTATGTGGCGGTGCCCTACCTGGACCGCATGGATCTGGCGTATGCCGCCGCGGACCTGGTCATCTGCCGGTCGGGGGCGATGACGGTCGCCGAGGTCTCGGCCGTCGGCCTGCCCGCCATCTACGTGCCGCTGCCGATCGGCAACGGCGAGCAGCGGCTCAACGCGCTGCCGGTGGTCGACGCCGGCGGCGGCATGGTGGTGGCCGACGCCGCCCTGACCCCGGACCTCGTCGCCCAGCGGGTGGCCGGGCTCCTCAACGACCCGCAGCGGTTGGCGGCGATGACGGCCGCCGCCGCGCGGGTGGGCCATCCCGACGCGGCGCGTCGGGTGGCCCAGGCGGCGCTGGACATAGCGCGACGGGCGGTGGCGGCCGGGGGGCGTCGATGAACGCCGCACAGCTGCCGCCCGAGCTGGCGCGGGTGCACATGGTCGGCATCGGGGGTGCCGGAATGTCGGGCATCGCCCGCATCCTGCTGGACCGCGGAGCGCTGGTGTCCGGGTCGGATGCCAAGGAGTCGCGCGGGGTGCACGCGCTGCGGGCCCGGGGCGCGCTGGTCCGCGTCGGGCACGACGCCTCGTCGCTGGACCTGCTGCCGGGCGGTCCCACCGCCGTCATCACCACCTACGCCGCGATCCCCAAGACCAACCCCGAGCTCGTCGAGGCCCGGCGCCGCGGTATCCCGGTGCTGCTGCGGCCGGCCGTGCTGGCCCGGTTGATGGACGGGCGCACCACGTTGATGGTCACCGGCACGCACGGCAAGACGACCACGACGTCGATGCTGATCGTGGCCCTGCAGCACTGCGGGCGCGACCCGTCCTTCGCGGTCGGCGGGGAACTCGGCGAGGCCGGAACCAACGCCCACCATGGCAGCGGCGACTGCTTCGTCGCCGAGGCCGACGAGAGCGACGGTTCGCTGCTGGAGTACCGGCCTGACGTCGCGGTGGTGACCAACGTCGAAACCGATCACCTGGACTTCTACGGCAGCGCCGACGCCTACGCCGGGGTGTTCGATTCCTTCGTGGAGCGCTTGGCGCCCGGGGGAGCGCTGGTGGTCTGCATCGACGATCCCGGCGCCGCCGCGCTGGCCGAGCGCAGCGCGGAACTGGGTGTCCGCGTGCTGCGCTACGGGTCGGCGGGTGAGAGCCTGGCCGGCACGCTGTTGGACTGGGTGCAACAGGGCACCGAGGCGGTCGCCCACATTCAACTGGCCGGCGAGCCGCATCCGCGGGTGATGCGGCTGTCGGTGGCCGGCCGGCACATGGCGCTCAACGCGCTGGGCGCGCTGCTGGCGGCGACCCAGTCGGCGCGGCCGCCCACGAGGTGCTCGACGGGCTGGCCGGCTTCGAGGGGGTGCGCCGCCGCTTCGAACTGGTCGGCACCTTCGGAGACGGCCTTGCGCCGGTGCGGGTCTTCGACGACTACGCCCACCACCCGACGGAGATCAGCGCCACGCTGGCGGCGGTGCGCACGCTGCTCGACCAGACCGGCGAGGGCCGCTGCATCGTGGTGTTCCAGCCGCATTTGTATTCGCGCACAAAGGCTTTCGCTGCCGAATTCGGCCGTGCGCTGGACGCCGCCGATGAGGTGTTCGTCCTCGACGTCTACGGCGCGCGCGAGCAACCGCTCGCCGGTGTCAGCGGCGCCAGCGTCGCCGGACACGTCAGCGTGCCGGTGCGCTACCTGCCCGACTTCTCCGCGGTTGCCGCAGAGGTGGCCGCGGCCGCCGGTCCCGGCGACGTCATCGTCACGATGGGCGCGGGCGACGTGACCCTGCTGGGGCCCGAGATCGTCACCGCGCTGCGGGTGCGGGCCAACCGCACCGCACCCGGGCGGCCGGGGATGGCGCGATGAGCCAGCCGAACCCCGAGCCGACCGGGGCCGCGCCGACCGACGTGGTGGGAGAGGAGGCCGGCCCCGCGCCGGATTCCCCTGCGACCTCCGCGCCCGCCGGGACCCCTGAGTCCGCCGAGGGCACCGACGACACCGGCGCGATCGTCACCGAACCACCTACCGACGGCGGCGAGGAGGCGGCGCCCGAGGCCGGGCAGGCCGACTTCGAGGGCCCGCGGCGGCGGGCCCGCCGGGAACGGGCCGAGCGCCGCGCCGCGCAGGCGCGCGCCATGGCTATCGAGGAGGCGCGCCGCGAGGCCAAGCGCCGGGCCGGCGGGCGCGTGGCCGCCGAGCCCAAGCCCGTGGCCCGCGGCGTGGTCCGGGGCCTGAAGATGCTGCTGGCCACGGTGGTTCTGGTGCTCGTCGGGATCGGGCTGGGACTGGTCCTGTACTTCACGCCGGCGATGTCGGCCCGCGACATCGTGGTCAGCGGGACCGGGGCGGTGACCCGCGAAGAGGTCCTGGACGTGGCCCGGGTGCGGCCCGGGACGCCGCTGCTGCAGATCAACACCAAGCAGGTCGCCGACCGGGTGGCCACGATCCGACGGGTGGCCAGCGCGCGCGTGCAGCGGCAGTACCCTTCCGCGCTGCGGATCACGATCGTCGAGCGGGTTCCGGTGGTCGTGGTGGACTTCCCGGACGGCCCGCACCTGTTCGACCGCGACGGCGTCGACTTCGCGACCGCGCCGCCGCCACCGGCGCTGCCCTACCTCGACGTTGCCGACCCCGGGCCGAGCGACCCGGCGACCAAGGCCGCGCTGCAGGTGCTGACCGCGCTGAGCCCCGACGTGGTCGCCCAGGTGAGCCGCGTCGCGGCGCCCTCGGTGTCCTCGATCACGCTGACGATGAACGACGGCCGGGTGGTGATCTGGGGGGCCACCGACCGCACCGGGGAGAAGGCCGAGAAGCTGGCCGCGCTGCTGACCCAGCCCGGGCGGACCTACGACGTGTCCAGCCCGGACCTGCCGACCGTCAAGTAGCGCCGCGGCGAGGGCGAAAAAAACCGTGTCGCGTGTCGGCGCGCCTGCGGGGTTAGCGGGTGCGCTGCCCATACCGTTCTGTTTGCGCGGAACTACCTGACATAACTCTAAGCCTGAGGTAGAGGTTGAGGGTTTGCCCAGGAGGGTTTCCGCCACCATCCGGAGAAGCTCACAGTGAGACCCCCAACCGGGACACCAGCCCATCAGGGAGGAAAACGAATGATGACCCCCCCACACAACTACCTCGCCGTCATCAAGGTCGTGGGTATCGGTGGCGGCGGTGTCAACGCCGTCAACCGGATGATCGAACAGGGACTCAAGGGCGTGGAGTTCATCGCGATCAACACCGACGCCCAGGCGCTGTTGATGAGCGATGCCGACGTCAAGCTCGACGTGGGTCGCGACTCGACGCGCGGGCTCGGCGCCGGTGCCGACCCGGAGGTCGGCCGCAAGGCCGCCGAGGACGCCAAGGACGAGATCGAAGAGCTGCTGCGCGGGGCGGACATGGTGTTCGTCACCGCTGGCGAGGGGGGCGGGACCGGCACCGGCGGCGCGCCCGTCGTCGCCAGCATCGCCCGCAAGCTGGGCGCGCTGACCGTCGGCGTGGTCACCCGGCCGTTCTCGTTCGAGGGCAAGCGGCGCAGCAACCAGGCCGAGAACGGCATCACCGCGCTGCGCGAGAGCTGCGACACGCTCATCGTGATCCCCAACGACCGGCTGCTGCAGATGGGCGACGCCGCCGTCTCGCTGATGGACGCATTCCGCAGCGCCGACGAGGTGCTGCTCAACGGCGTACAGGGCATCACCGACCTGATCACCACGCCGGGCCTGATCAACGTCGACTTCGCCGACGTCAAGGGCATCATGTCCGGCGCGGGCACCGCGCTGATGGGCATCGGGTCGGCGCGCGGCGAGGGCCGGTCGCTCAAGGCCGCCGAGATCGCCATCAACTCTCCGCTGCTGGAGGCGTCGATGGAGGGCGCCCAGGGCGTGCTGATGTCGATCGCCGGGGGCAGCGACCTGGGCCTGTTCGAGATCAACGAGGCGGCCTCGCTGGTGCAGGACGCCGCCCATCAGGACGCCAACATCATCTTCGGCACCGTCATCGACGACTCCCTCGGCGACGAGGTGCGCGTGACCGTCATCGCTGCGGGCTTCGACGCGCAGGGCCCGGGCCGCAGGCCGGTCGTGGGCGACGCCGCCGAGGGCAGCGTGGCGGCCGGCAGCGGCGGTGGGGCGCACCGGATCGAGTCGGCGAAGGCGGGCAAGCTCAGCTCGACGCTGTTCGAGCCGGTCGACGCCGTCAGCGTGCCGCTGCACACCAACGGGGCGACGCTGAACATCGGCGGTGACGACGACGATGTCGACGTGCCGCCTTTCATGCGCCGCTGAGGCCGTGGAGGTCACAATGCGGTCCCGACCTACTCAGACAATGATGTCGGGGCCGCTTGGCCGCCAACGTTTTCCGGATACTGGTGGGGTGCGCCTTCGGATCCGGCGAGTGACGACGACCCGCGCGGGCGGCGTGTCGAAGCCGCCGTTCGACACCTTCAACCTCGGCGACCACGTCGGCGACGACCCGGCGGCCGTCGCGGCAAACCGGAGCCGGCTCGCCGCCGCCACCGGCCTCGGCGCCGACCGGGTGGTGTGGATGGACCAGGTGCACGGGGACCGCGTCGAGGTGGTCGAGGGCCCGCGCGCGGGCGCGGTCGGCGACACCGACGCGCTGGTGACCGGCACGCCGCGGCTGGCGCTGGCGGTGGTGACGGCCGACTGCGTGCCGGTGCTGCTGGCCGACGCGCGCGCCGGGGTGGTCGCGGCCGTGCACGCCGGCCGGGTCGGCGCCCAGCGGGGCGTCGTGAACCGCGCGGTGGAGGCCATGCAGCGCCTGGGCGCGCAGGTCGCCGACATCTCGGCGCTGCTCGGCCCGGCGGTCAGCGGCGCCAACTACGAGGTGCCCGCCGCGATGGCCGACGAGGTCGAGGACGCCCTGCCGGGCAGCCGCACCACCACCTCGGCCGGGACGCCCGGGCTTGACCTGCGCGCCGGGATCGCCCGCCAGTTGACGGATCTGGGCGTCACCTCGATCGACATCGACCCCCGCTGCACGGTGGCGGACCCGACGCTGTTCAGCCACCGCCGGGGCGCGCCGACGGGCCGCCTGGCGTCGCTGGTGTGGATGGAGTGACCGCGGTGACGGGGGATATGCCCGACGGCGACCGCGAGGCCGAATTGACGCACGCCCTGGCGGCCGTGCGGTCGCGACTGGCCGCGGCGGCGGAAGCGGCGGGCCGCAACGTCGCCGAGATCGAACTTCTCCCGATCACCAAGTTCTTCCCCGCCACCGACGTGGCCATCTTGGCCCGCCTGGGTTGCCGGGCCGTCGGCGAGTCACGGGAGCAGGAGGCCGCGGCCAAGGTGGCCGAACTTGCCCGGCTGGCGGGCGCCGCGCCGCGCACCGAGTTGCCGCCCGT is part of the Mycobacterium sp. HUMS_12744610 genome and encodes:
- the ftsQ gene encoding cell division protein FtsQ codes for the protein MSQPNPEPTGAAPTDVVGEEAGPAPDSPATSAPAGTPESAEGTDDTGAIVTEPPTDGGEEAAPEAGQADFEGPRRRARRERAERRAAQARAMAIEEARREAKRRAGGRVAAEPKPVARGVVRGLKMLLATVVLVLVGIGLGLVLYFTPAMSARDIVVSGTGAVTREEVLDVARVRPGTPLLQINTKQVADRVATIRRVASARVQRQYPSALRITIVERVPVVVVDFPDGPHLFDRDGVDFATAPPPPALPYLDVADPGPSDPATKAALQVLTALSPDVVAQVSRVAAPSVSSITLTMNDGRVVIWGATDRTGEKAEKLAALLTQPGRTYDVSSPDLPTVK
- the ftsZ gene encoding cell division protein FtsZ, with the protein product MTPPHNYLAVIKVVGIGGGGVNAVNRMIEQGLKGVEFIAINTDAQALLMSDADVKLDVGRDSTRGLGAGADPEVGRKAAEDAKDEIEELLRGADMVFVTAGEGGGTGTGGAPVVASIARKLGALTVGVVTRPFSFEGKRRSNQAENGITALRESCDTLIVIPNDRLLQMGDAAVSLMDAFRSADEVLLNGVQGITDLITTPGLINVDFADVKGIMSGAGTALMGIGSARGEGRSLKAAEIAINSPLLEASMEGAQGVLMSIAGGSDLGLFEINEAASLVQDAAHQDANIIFGTVIDDSLGDEVRVTVIAAGFDAQGPGRRPVVGDAAEGSVAAGSGGGAHRIESAKAGKLSSTLFEPVDAVSVPLHTNGATLNIGGDDDDVDVPPFMRR
- the pgeF gene encoding peptidoglycan editing factor PgeF codes for the protein MRLRIRRVTTTRAGGVSKPPFDTFNLGDHVGDDPAAVAANRSRLAAATGLGADRVVWMDQVHGDRVEVVEGPRAGAVGDTDALVTGTPRLALAVVTADCVPVLLADARAGVVAAVHAGRVGAQRGVVNRAVEAMQRLGAQVADISALLGPAVSGANYEVPAAMADEVEDALPGSRTTTSAGTPGLDLRAGIARQLTDLGVTSIDIDPRCTVADPTLFSHRRGAPTGRLASLVWME